Proteins from a genomic interval of Onychostoma macrolepis isolate SWU-2019 chromosome 17, ASM1243209v1, whole genome shotgun sequence:
- the sparcl2 gene encoding SPARC-like protein 1: MHLLCHLLFLTVTLHLGVVKGGRAQRKQRQAEEKLRPYLGRVDPESLCQLLKCHSPIGSWCQVVKEGGVLAPKCVCPKTCPRQGAPVCSVMGKTYSNECLLHKEACRKKRRIGKAHNGACIVSKAECSEEEFGQFPYRLLDWFLLLSRMGERYTPAAPSQSCLTHTQRTQLAERRFVLLDRNRDGKLSRRDLRKLHYKRMPLEHCTQRFFQSCDKNKNKKVTLREWTSCLVDRSENWFQDFMSVKMGSPKLCPVPDNNL; the protein is encoded by the exons gGTGGAAGAGCCCAGCGTAAACAGAGGCAGGCTGAAGAGAAGTTGAGGCCATATTTGGGCAGAGTGGATCCAG AATCCCTTTGTCAGTTGTTGAAATGTCACAGTCCTATTGGTTCCTGGTGCCAAGTGGTGAAGGAGGGGGGAGTTCTTGCCCCTAAATGTGTGTGTCCAAAGACCTGCCCACG GCAGGGGGCACCAGTGTGCAGCGTTATGGGGAAGACGTACAGCAACGAGTGTCTTCTTCACAAGGAGGCCTGCCGCAAAAAACGACGCATTGGCAAGGCACATAATGGAGCCTGTATTG TAAGCAAGGCTGAGTGCTCTGAGGAAGAGTTTGGTCAGTTCCCGTACCGTCTGCTGGACTGGTTCTTACTCCTCAGCAGAATGGGAGAGAGATACACACCAGCCGCTCCCTCACAAAGctgcctcacacacacacagcgaaCCCAGCTTGCAGAG AGGAGGTTTGTTCTGCTGGATCGTAACAGGGATGGGAAGTTAAGTAGGAGAGATCTGAGAAAGCTTCACTATAAGCGGATGCCACTGGAGCACTGCACTCAAAGATTCTTCCA GTCATGTGacaagaataagaataagaaggTGACCCTGAGGGAGTGGACATCCTGTCTGGTTGACCGGTCAGAAAACTGGTTTCAGGATTTCATGT CCGTGAAGATGGGCTCACCAAAGCTGTGTCCTGTCCCAGACAACAACCTTTAA